A part of Olleya sp. Bg11-27 genomic DNA contains:
- the atpA gene encoding F0F1 ATP synthase subunit alpha, with translation MAEVKPAEVSAILKQQLSGFEASASLDEVGTVLTVGDGIVRAYGLANAQYGELVEFDGGLEGIVLNLEEDNVGIVLLGTSVGVREGSTVKRTNRIASVKVGEGIVGRVVDTLGNPIDGKGPITGTTYEMPLERKAPGVIYREPVTEPLQTGIKAIDAMIPVGRGQRELVIGDRQTGKTAVCIDAILNQKEFYDAGEPVYCIYVAIGQKAATVALIAKTLEEKGALAYTTIVAANASDPAAMQVYAPFTGASIGEYFRDTGRPALIVFDDLSKQAVAYREVSLLLRRPPGREAYPGDVFYLHSRLLERSAKIINNDAIAKEMNDLPDSLKPIVKGGGSLTALPIIETQAGDVSAYIPTNVISITDGQIFLDGDLFNSGVRPAINVGISVSRVGGNAQIKSMKKVSGTLKLDQAQYRELEAFAKFGSDLDAVTLNVINKGKRNVEILKQAQNDPFKVEDQVAIIYAGSKNLLRDVPVEKVKEFQRDYLEFLNAKHRGVLDSLKAGKLTDEVTDVLTVVAKELSAKYRA, from the coding sequence ATGGCAGAAGTAAAACCAGCTGAAGTATCAGCAATCTTAAAACAACAACTTTCAGGTTTTGAAGCTAGCGCTTCATTAGACGAAGTTGGAACAGTATTAACAGTAGGTGATGGTATTGTACGAGCTTACGGATTAGCTAACGCACAATATGGTGAGCTAGTAGAATTCGACGGTGGATTAGAAGGTATCGTACTTAACCTTGAAGAAGATAATGTAGGTATTGTACTTTTAGGAACTTCGGTAGGAGTTAGAGAAGGATCTACAGTAAAACGTACTAATCGTATCGCATCTGTTAAAGTAGGTGAAGGTATTGTTGGGCGTGTTGTAGATACATTAGGTAACCCAATTGATGGTAAAGGACCGATCACTGGAACAACTTATGAGATGCCTCTAGAGCGTAAAGCTCCTGGAGTTATTTACAGAGAACCAGTAACAGAACCATTACAAACAGGAATTAAAGCAATTGATGCTATGATCCCAGTAGGTAGAGGACAACGTGAGTTAGTTATTGGTGATAGACAAACAGGTAAGACTGCAGTTTGTATTGATGCTATCTTAAATCAAAAAGAATTTTACGATGCAGGAGAACCTGTATATTGTATATATGTTGCCATTGGTCAAAAGGCCGCAACGGTAGCACTTATCGCTAAAACATTAGAAGAAAAAGGCGCTTTAGCGTATACTACGATAGTAGCAGCTAACGCATCTGATCCTGCAGCGATGCAAGTATATGCACCATTCACAGGAGCATCTATTGGAGAGTATTTTAGAGATACTGGTAGACCAGCTTTAATTGTATTTGATGATTTATCAAAACAAGCAGTTGCTTACCGTGAGGTATCTTTGTTATTACGTCGTCCACCGGGACGTGAGGCGTATCCTGGAGATGTATTTTATTTACACTCAAGATTATTAGAGCGTTCTGCAAAAATCATTAATAATGATGCTATTGCAAAAGAGATGAATGATTTACCTGATTCGCTTAAGCCAATCGTAAAAGGTGGTGGTTCTCTTACAGCTTTACCAATTATTGAAACACAAGCAGGTGATGTTTCGGCATATATCCCAACTAACGTAATTTCTATTACTGATGGTCAAATTTTCTTAGATGGAGATTTATTTAACTCTGGTGTTCGTCCAGCAATTAACGTAGGTATTTCAGTATCTCGTGTTGGAGGTAACGCACAGATTAAATCAATGAAAAAAGTATCAGGTACTTTAAAGTTAGATCAAGCACAATATCGTGAGCTTGAAGCTTTTGCTAAGTTTGGTTCAGATTTAGATGCAGTTACTTTAAATGTAATTAATAAAGGAAAGCGTAATGTTGAGATTTTAAAACAAGCGCAAAATGATCCCTTTAAAGTTGAAGATCAAGTGGCGATTATTTATGCTGGTTCTAAAAACTTATTAAGAGACGTACCTGTTGAAAAAGTTAAAGAATTTCAGCGTGATTATTTAGAGTTTTTAAATGCAAAGCATAGAGGTGTTTTAGATAGTTTAAAAGCAGGTAAATTAACAGATGAAGTTACAGATGTATTAACAGTTGTAGCTAAGGAATTATCTGCTAAGTATAGAGCATAG
- the atpH gene encoding ATP synthase F1 subunit delta, translating into MAGERAAIRYAKAVLSLATDNNTAEAVNTDMELINNTVAQSKDLKDMLYSPVISATIKKSALLEIFKGVNPATVNLVNTLITNKRLDLLPQVAGKFITLYEQQKGSQVATVTTAVPLTEALEAKVLAKVKELTGKEAAIKNIVDESILGGFILRVGDTQYNASIANQLSKLKREFTIN; encoded by the coding sequence ATGGCAGGAGAAAGAGCAGCAATACGTTACGCAAAAGCAGTTTTAAGTTTAGCTACAGACAATAATACAGCTGAGGCTGTTAATACTGATATGGAGCTTATAAATAACACAGTGGCGCAAAGTAAAGACTTAAAGGATATGCTTTATAGTCCTGTAATTAGTGCAACTATTAAAAAATCTGCTTTATTAGAGATTTTTAAAGGTGTTAATCCAGCAACGGTTAATCTTGTAAATACTTTAATTACTAATAAACGTTTAGACTTACTACCTCAAGTGGCAGGAAAGTTTATAACTTTATACGAGCAACAAAAAGGGAGTCAAGTGGCAACCGTTACTACAGCAGTTCCTTTAACAGAAGCTTTAGAAGCTAAAGTTTTAGCTAAAGTAAAAGAGCTTACAGGTAAAGAAGCTGCAATTAAAAATATAGTAGATGAGAGCATTTTAGGTGGTTTCATTTTAAGAGTTGGAGATACGCAATATAATGCAAGTATCGCCAATCAATTAAGCAAGTTAAAAAGAGAATTTACAATAAACTAA